One segment of Asaia bogorensis NBRC 16594 DNA contains the following:
- the recN gene encoding DNA repair protein RecN, whose amino-acid sequence MLTHLSIRDVVLIERLDLPFHPGLTVLTGETGAGKSILLDSLGLALGDRASGGLVRAGADQAGVSACFDIPDGHPVHQLLAEQGIALDDPHEPLVLRRTVTADARSRAYVNDQPIGVGLLRRIAALLVEIQGQHDQMGLADQATHLDLLDAFGVDRSAREAVARAYRRWIELTAALAAAQSEMEATRREEDWLRQAVDDLSVLAPQEDEEEQLAALRIGLQQNERRGEAIAAALSELTPRDRRSATPAAALRNASRTLARLLPSPGDDPVAHSAQQAQAQEALEALEKAEEALAEAETLLSRLAADADTDPRLLEETEERLFALRAAGRKHGVAVNELAALLASLQARLEALDSGNARIDQLMAETQAAREVFATEAEKLSQIRERAARRLETAVMAELKPVRLERAKFIVSLTPLAPEAWNLRGKEQASFLIAANPGQPPGPLAKVASGGELSRLMLALKVVLAERSAIPTLVFDEVDSGVGGATASSIGDRLHRVAQDVQVLVVTHSPQVAARGDQHLRISKRIRKDRTETLAEKLSAEERREEIARMLAGETITDAARTAADSLLEQE is encoded by the coding sequence ATGCTGACTCACCTCTCGATACGCGATGTCGTTCTGATCGAGAGGCTCGATCTGCCTTTTCATCCGGGACTGACGGTCCTTACGGGTGAAACCGGGGCGGGCAAGTCCATCCTTCTCGACTCCCTTGGACTGGCTCTGGGAGACCGCGCCAGCGGCGGGCTGGTCCGTGCCGGGGCAGATCAGGCTGGCGTTTCCGCCTGTTTCGATATTCCCGATGGTCACCCTGTCCATCAGCTTCTTGCCGAACAGGGCATTGCCCTCGATGACCCGCATGAACCGCTTGTGCTCCGGCGCACGGTCACTGCCGATGCGCGGTCGCGGGCCTATGTGAACGATCAGCCCATTGGCGTTGGGTTGTTGCGTCGCATCGCGGCTCTTCTGGTCGAAATCCAGGGCCAGCACGACCAGATGGGTCTGGCGGATCAAGCGACCCATCTCGATCTGCTCGACGCTTTTGGCGTGGATCGCAGTGCTCGCGAGGCCGTGGCTCGCGCCTATCGTCGCTGGATCGAACTCACTGCCGCCCTCGCCGCAGCGCAGTCCGAAATGGAAGCAACGCGGCGTGAGGAGGACTGGCTTAGACAGGCAGTTGATGATCTCAGCGTTCTTGCCCCGCAGGAAGATGAGGAAGAGCAACTGGCTGCGCTGCGTATCGGCCTGCAGCAAAACGAACGACGTGGCGAGGCCATTGCAGCGGCCCTGTCCGAGCTGACACCGCGTGACCGTCGCTCCGCCACCCCCGCCGCCGCCCTGCGCAATGCCAGCCGCACGCTGGCCCGCCTGCTACCCTCCCCCGGCGACGACCCAGTTGCCCATTCCGCGCAGCAGGCCCAGGCGCAGGAGGCACTCGAGGCTCTGGAAAAAGCCGAAGAGGCGCTTGCCGAAGCTGAAACCCTGCTTTCCCGTCTCGCCGCTGATGCAGACACCGACCCCCGCCTGCTTGAGGAAACCGAAGAACGTCTGTTTGCCCTGCGCGCAGCGGGTCGCAAGCATGGTGTGGCCGTCAATGAACTGGCCGCTCTGCTGGCGAGCCTTCAGGCCCGCCTTGAAGCGCTGGATTCAGGCAATGCCCGCATTGATCAGCTGATGGCGGAAACGCAGGCCGCGCGCGAGGTGTTTGCCACAGAAGCAGAGAAACTCAGCCAGATACGCGAGCGCGCTGCGCGTCGGCTTGAGACTGCTGTCATGGCCGAACTCAAGCCGGTCAGGCTCGAGCGCGCCAAATTCATTGTTTCGCTCACGCCACTTGCGCCGGAGGCCTGGAACCTGCGTGGCAAGGAGCAGGCGTCCTTCCTGATCGCCGCCAATCCGGGCCAACCACCTGGCCCACTGGCCAAGGTGGCCTCGGGCGGCGAATTATCGCGCCTCATGCTGGCTCTGAAGGTCGTGCTTGCCGAACGCTCGGCGATACCGACGCTGGTTTTCGACGAGGTGGATTCCGGCGTTGGTGGGGCCACGGCCTCGTCCATCGGTGACCGCCTGCATCGTGTAGCGCAGGATGTACAGGTACTTGTCGTCACCCACAGCCCGCAGGTGGCAGCACGTGGCGACCAGCATTTGCGCATCAGCAAGCGTATCCGAAAGGACAGGACGGAAACCCTTGCAGAAAAACTCTCCGCCGAGGAACGCCGCGAGGAGATCGCGCGTATGCTGGCTGGCGAGACCATAACGGATGCCGCGCGTACGGCCGCTGACAGCCTGTTGGAACAAGAGTGA
- the ligA gene encoding NAD-dependent DNA ligase LigA, translated as MTDTPAREHARLAALIARWNDAYYRDDAPEVSDSEYDETRRALIALEEAHPDLRTEGGIAERIGAAPDNAFGKQPHRVPMLSLDNVFNTEEFEAFVAKAARFLGLDAKAADQLTFVAEPKIDGLSINLTYVNGALLRGTTRGDGLVGEDVTANLRTIADIPQKLEGEFPQEIEIRGEIFMAKADFLSLNETMQVQGQKVFANPRNAAAGSLRQLDPNVTARRPLSLFAYAQGFSSQRCAATHWDWLEQLKRWGFPVNPLSTRIGHASEIAGYIANLARERSSLPYDIDGVVFKLDDIDLQTRLGFAGRAPRWAIAWKFPSEQAITRLEKIEIQVGRTGALTPTAHLEPVNVGGVIVSRATLHNEDEIARKDVRPGDLVRVQRAGDVIPQILGPVPEDKPRGPAFIFPTHCPVCGALTERPEGEAVRRCTGGLTCEAQVVERLIHFVSRPAFDIDGLGERSIREFHEIGLIDRPGDIFRLRDKADIIRDREGWGEVSTRNLLNAIEQRRTIAFSRFLFGLGIRRIGERNAQLLARHYQTYEAWFDSMRAAAMIGSDDRLALGSIMGIGQSIVADLLAFFAEPHNVEALADLRAQLTIEPESRPEEGPLSGKTIVFTGTLHTMTRPEAKAIAERLGAQVSDSVSKKTGLVVLGEKAGSKAKKAAELGLETCDEAGWRAIAGLPPAG; from the coding sequence ATGACTGATACCCCCGCCCGTGAGCACGCCAGATTAGCGGCGCTCATTGCGCGCTGGAACGACGCCTATTACCGCGACGACGCCCCTGAAGTGTCAGATTCGGAATATGACGAGACCAGAAGGGCGCTTATTGCCCTTGAAGAAGCCCACCCTGACCTCAGGACTGAGGGCGGCATTGCTGAACGCATTGGTGCGGCGCCGGACAATGCCTTTGGCAAGCAGCCCCACCGCGTGCCCATGCTGTCGCTCGACAACGTCTTCAATACCGAGGAATTCGAGGCTTTCGTGGCGAAAGCCGCCCGCTTCCTCGGACTGGATGCCAAGGCGGCCGATCAGCTCACTTTCGTCGCCGAGCCCAAGATCGATGGCCTGTCGATCAACCTCACTTATGTAAACGGCGCGTTGCTGCGCGGGACGACACGCGGTGACGGGCTGGTGGGCGAGGATGTCACCGCCAATCTGAGAACCATTGCTGACATTCCGCAAAAGCTCGAAGGAGAGTTCCCGCAGGAGATTGAGATACGCGGCGAGATCTTCATGGCGAAGGCCGATTTCCTGTCGCTCAACGAAACGATGCAGGTACAGGGACAGAAGGTTTTCGCGAACCCGCGCAACGCTGCTGCAGGGTCACTGCGCCAGCTTGACCCCAATGTGACTGCCAGACGCCCTCTGTCGCTTTTTGCCTATGCGCAGGGCTTTTCGAGCCAACGCTGTGCCGCAACACACTGGGATTGGCTGGAGCAGTTGAAACGTTGGGGCTTCCCGGTCAATCCGCTTTCAACACGCATCGGCCATGCCAGCGAGATCGCCGGTTATATCGCCAATCTTGCCCGCGAACGCTCATCCCTGCCCTATGACATCGATGGTGTCGTCTTCAAGCTGGATGATATCGACCTCCAGACCCGTCTCGGCTTTGCAGGCCGTGCGCCGCGCTGGGCCATTGCATGGAAATTCCCCTCCGAGCAGGCCATCACGCGGCTGGAAAAAATCGAGATACAGGTGGGGCGTACGGGCGCGCTTACCCCAACGGCCCATCTGGAACCGGTCAATGTCGGTGGTGTCATCGTGTCACGCGCAACGCTGCACAACGAAGACGAAATTGCGCGCAAGGATGTCCGCCCCGGCGATCTGGTACGTGTGCAGCGCGCAGGCGATGTCATTCCGCAAATTCTCGGCCCTGTCCCCGAGGACAAGCCGCGTGGCCCGGCTTTCATCTTCCCGACGCATTGTCCCGTCTGTGGCGCCCTGACAGAGCGCCCCGAAGGTGAGGCTGTACGACGTTGCACGGGCGGCTTGACCTGCGAGGCGCAGGTTGTCGAGCGCCTGATTCATTTCGTCTCCCGGCCGGCATTCGATATCGACGGGCTGGGTGAGCGCTCCATACGCGAGTTCCACGAGATCGGCCTGATCGACCGGCCCGGCGATATTTTCCGCCTGCGGGACAAGGCCGACATCATCCGTGACCGTGAAGGCTGGGGCGAGGTATCGACGCGCAATCTGCTCAATGCCATCGAGCAGCGCCGTACCATCGCCTTCAGCCGGTTTCTCTTCGGGCTTGGCATACGGCGTATCGGCGAGCGCAATGCCCAGCTCCTGGCACGCCATTACCAGACCTATGAAGCCTGGTTCGACTCCATGCGCGCTGCCGCCATGATCGGTTCTGACGACCGTCTTGCCCTGGGCAGCATCATGGGTATCGGCCAGAGCATCGTGGCCGATCTCCTCGCTTTTTTTGCCGAGCCGCATAATGTGGAGGCGCTGGCTGATCTGCGGGCGCAACTCACAATCGAGCCGGAATCCCGCCCCGAGGAAGGCCCGCTTTCGGGCAAGACCATCGTGTTTACCGGCACGCTTCACACCATGACGCGCCCTGAAGCGAAGGCCATTGCTGAGCGCCTGGGCGCGCAGGTGAGCGATTCCGTATCGAAAAAAACCGGGCTGGTGGTTCTGGGTGAAAAAGCCGGATCGAAGGCAAAGAAAGCTGCCGAGCTTGGGCTTGAGACCTGCGACGAGGCGGGCTGGCGCGCAATCGCCGGGTTGCCGCCAGCCGGTTAA